The Dehalogenimonas lykanthroporepellens BL-DC-9 genome includes a window with the following:
- a CDS encoding peptidase S1 and S6 chymotrypsin/Hap (PFAM: peptidase S1 and S6 chymotrypsin/Hap~KEGG: dev:DhcVS_1069 serine protease, DegP/HtrA family), translating into MQKWLLTFIMIILAAGTVFNGSLWMQANEKLTDAESGLTTLESSTAGLENRLDDRQSEADALASAIAALEQTVSQLSGAPVQPGGVDFVALVEQVEPSVVYVQTSGRFGSGTGSGTIIRADGYVLTNQHVVDGATSVQVTLMTGETFNATIVTTDIDHDTAILKLNTSRTDLPAIVIGSSSATRVGEQILTGGFPLGSDLPGPATFTSGIVSAIRTMTSSNSFNPSSSIDYIQIDADINPGNSGGGLFNTRGELIGIPSYGFAAGINTAVPVDAIKSIIQSALDS; encoded by the coding sequence ATGCAGAAATGGTTGCTGACTTTCATCATGATTATCCTGGCCGCCGGTACCGTATTCAACGGTTCGCTGTGGATGCAGGCCAATGAAAAACTGACCGATGCCGAAAGCGGCCTGACTACACTGGAGAGTAGTACCGCCGGCCTGGAAAACAGGCTTGACGACCGCCAGTCCGAAGCCGATGCCCTGGCCTCAGCCATCGCCGCGCTGGAACAGACGGTCAGCCAGTTATCCGGCGCTCCGGTTCAACCCGGCGGGGTGGATTTCGTCGCCCTGGTTGAGCAGGTAGAGCCGTCGGTGGTCTATGTTCAGACTTCGGGCCGTTTCGGCTCCGGCACCGGCTCCGGTACCATCATCCGCGCCGACGGCTATGTCCTGACCAACCAGCATGTGGTTGACGGGGCTACTTCGGTTCAGGTGACACTGATGACCGGAGAGACTTTCAACGCCACCATCGTCACCACCGACATCGACCATGATACCGCCATTCTGAAACTTAACACCAGCCGCACCGACCTGCCGGCCATCGTCATCGGTTCGTCGTCGGCCACCCGGGTCGGCGAGCAGATACTGACCGGCGGCTTCCCGCTGGGTTCCGACCTGCCCGGCCCGGCCACCTTCACCTCCGGCATCGTTTCCGCCATTCGCACCATGACTTCCTCGAATTCCTTTAACCCGAGTTCCTCCATCGACTACATTCAGATAGATGCCGACATCAACCCGGGCAACTCCGGCGGTGGCCTGTTCAATACCCGGGGCGAGCTTATCGGCATCCCGTCTTACGGGTTTGCCGCCGGCATCAATACCGCGGTGCCGGTTGACGCCATCAAATCCATCATTCAGAGTGCGCTGGACAGTTGA
- a CDS encoding serine protease, DegP (KEGG: deh:cbdb_A1220 serine protease, DegP) produces the protein MSLRSILTAAVVTVVIVGNAGIFATHAGIDQDIAAIEAKKSSLNATTTSLQSGIEALEQQLGPAMSQVALLSARVSELTDGRPDTDAGAFANLIESIDPVTVLVNAVGPGLRGYASGVIVGSDGYVLTVLHNVINANSISVTLNTGETYTATTVQINQTDNLALLKLDTSRTDLPVAILGSMSEVRTGEAVIAAGYPLNNDLPGPASFTYGIVSALRTSPDFYFIQSEVPIAQGSGGGGLFTMEGKVIGLASLAEAVGIYLFVPVDLADSLLELIPA, from the coding sequence ATGAGTCTCAGAAGCATTTTAACCGCCGCAGTCGTGACCGTCGTCATTGTCGGCAACGCGGGCATCTTTGCTACCCACGCCGGCATCGACCAGGATATCGCCGCCATTGAAGCAAAAAAGTCGTCCCTGAACGCCACGACCACGTCACTGCAATCCGGCATCGAAGCCCTGGAACAACAACTTGGGCCAGCCATGAGCCAGGTAGCCTTGCTGTCGGCCCGGGTATCGGAACTCACTGACGGCAGGCCTGATACCGACGCCGGCGCTTTTGCCAATCTCATCGAGTCCATTGACCCGGTGACGGTGCTGGTCAACGCCGTAGGCCCCGGGCTGCGCGGCTATGCCTCCGGTGTCATCGTCGGCTCTGACGGTTATGTCCTGACCGTACTGCATAACGTCATCAACGCCAACAGCATCAGCGTCACCCTCAATACCGGCGAAACCTACACCGCCACCACCGTCCAGATAAACCAGACCGACAACCTGGCTCTTCTCAAGCTGGATACCAGCCGGACTGACCTGCCGGTGGCCATCCTGGGCTCGATGAGCGAAGTCCGAACCGGGGAAGCGGTCATCGCCGCCGGTTATCCGCTCAATAATGATCTGCCCGGCCCGGCCTCTTTCACCTATGGTATCGTCTCGGCCCTGCGCACCAGCCCCGATTTCTATTTCATCCAGAGCGAAGTCCCTATTGCCCAGGGATCGGGTGGCGGCGGGCTTTTCACCATGGAGGGTAAAGTCATCGGGCTGGCCTCCCTGGCTGAGGCCGTCGGCATTTACCTGTTCGTCCCCGTCGACCTGGCCGACTCCCTGCTGGAACTTATTCCGGCCTAA
- a CDS encoding conserved hypothetical protein (KEGG: deh:cbdb_A1610 hypothetical protein), whose translation MGKIVISYQSFTGSCKALAESAAEGVGQAGGKALVKNITETGAGDLADADAFILVTTQPFQSLAGDTKKFFENIWPAREEIKKGLTFAAVICHANETDDSAAVLDKFATYLGWKKFGDWVLAAPAELEKGKISARQLGIAVAQGG comes from the coding sequence ATGGGCAAGATCGTAATCTCTTATCAGTCCTTCACCGGCAGTTGCAAGGCGCTGGCCGAGTCAGCCGCCGAGGGAGTCGGCCAGGCCGGGGGTAAAGCCCTGGTCAAAAACATCACCGAAACCGGTGCCGGTGATTTGGCAGATGCCGATGCCTTCATTCTGGTAACTACTCAGCCGTTCCAGTCGCTGGCAGGCGACACCAAGAAGTTCTTCGAGAACATCTGGCCGGCCCGGGAAGAGATCAAGAAAGGCCTGACCTTCGCCGCTGTCATCTGTCATGCCAACGAGACGGATGATTCCGCCGCGGTGCTGGATAAATTCGCCACCTACCTGGGCTGGAAGAAATTCGGCGACTGGGTATTGGCGGCACCGGCGGAACTGGAAAAGGGCAAGATCAGCGCCCGCCAGCTCGGTATTGCCGTAGCCCAGGGCGGCTAA
- a CDS encoding transcriptional regulator, MerR family (KEGG: dev:DhcVS_1415 transcriptional regulator, MerR family~PFAM: regulatory protein MerR; Transcription regulator MerR DNA binding~SMART: regulatory protein MerR) gives MDETQSDNDLYQVGEVARRAGVSVRTVRFYDEKGLLEKPRRTSGGMRLYDGRDVSRVRLVRRLRNVGLDLEEIKGALVADGADRSERVNHTLEVLRLEAERSRQRIAELQAESREREELSSLMANCVNCDIEACPAACPPQHHII, from the coding sequence ATGGATGAGACACAGTCTGATAACGACCTTTACCAGGTAGGTGAAGTTGCCCGGCGCGCCGGTGTCAGCGTCCGTACGGTACGGTTTTACGATGAAAAAGGCCTGCTGGAAAAGCCCCGACGGACCTCCGGGGGGATGCGGCTGTACGATGGCCGCGATGTCAGCCGGGTGCGGCTGGTCAGACGCCTGCGGAATGTCGGGCTGGACCTCGAAGAGATCAAGGGCGCGCTGGTTGCCGACGGCGCCGACCGCAGTGAGCGGGTCAACCATACTCTGGAAGTACTGAGACTGGAAGCGGAACGCAGTCGTCAACGGATTGCCGAACTCCAGGCCGAAAGCCGCGAAAGAGAAGAACTCTCTTCCCTGATGGCCAATTGCGTTAATTGTGATATTGAAGCCTGTCCCGCGGCCTGCCCGCCGCAACATCATATTATTTAA
- a CDS encoding tryptophanyl-tRNA synthetase (TIGRFAM: tryptophanyl-tRNA synthetase~KEGG: det:DET1343 tryptophanyl-tRNA synthetase~PFAM: aminoacyl-tRNA synthetase class Ib): MMKKRVFSGIRPTGRIHLGNYLGAVQNYVAMQEEYDCIYSVVDIHALTTLEDTHLLKDNVREQVIDLLAAGLDPEKCILFVQSHVPEVMELFTLLGMATPLSWLLRVPTFKEKVRQQPHNVNYGLVGYPVLMTADIVLYKAEAIPVGEDQLPHLELAREIVRRFNDHFGPVFPEPQGKLTNFPMVVGLDGRDKMSKSLNNHIELAATPEETLKKVMSAVTDPARRLRTDPGHPEVCNVYKLHRHFSPTTVDAIAEECRAASRGCVDCKKQLGGAINEYLAPLRARRAEIAADQDYVDRVIAEGAAKAQAIARVTITEVKEKMGLL, from the coding sequence TTGATGAAAAAACGTGTATTTTCCGGCATCCGCCCTACCGGTCGTATTCACCTGGGCAACTATCTGGGCGCGGTACAGAACTATGTAGCCATGCAGGAAGAGTATGACTGCATCTACTCCGTCGTGGACATTCACGCCCTTACCACGCTGGAGGATACCCATCTGCTGAAGGATAACGTCCGGGAACAGGTCATCGATTTGCTGGCCGCCGGACTGGACCCTGAAAAGTGCATTCTGTTTGTCCAGTCACATGTACCGGAGGTGATGGAGCTTTTCACCCTGCTCGGCATGGCCACTCCGCTGTCCTGGCTTCTCCGGGTGCCCACCTTCAAGGAGAAGGTGCGTCAGCAACCCCACAACGTCAATTACGGGCTGGTCGGCTACCCGGTGCTGATGACCGCCGATATCGTGCTATATAAAGCCGAAGCCATACCCGTCGGCGAAGACCAGTTGCCCCACCTGGAACTGGCTCGCGAAATCGTTCGCCGTTTCAATGACCATTTCGGTCCGGTTTTCCCGGAACCGCAGGGCAAGCTGACCAACTTCCCGATGGTAGTCGGCCTGGACGGGCGCGACAAGATGAGCAAGTCGCTCAATAACCATATCGAGCTGGCGGCCACCCCTGAAGAAACCCTGAAGAAGGTCATGAGCGCGGTGACCGACCCGGCCCGGCGTCTGCGCACCGACCCGGGACACCCCGAAGTCTGCAACGTCTATAAACTGCACCGCCATTTCAGCCCGACAACAGTAGATGCTATTGCCGAAGAATGCCGCGCCGCCTCACGGGGCTGTGTGGACTGTAAGAAACAGCTCGGCGGCGCCATTAACGAATATCTGGCACCGCTCCGAGCCCGTCGCGCCGAGATAGCCGCTGATCAGGATTATGTCGACCGGGTCATCGCCGAAGGCGCCGCCAAAGCCCAGGCCATCGCCCGGGTCACCATCACCGAAGTCAAGGAGAAGATGGGACTGCTGTAA
- a CDS encoding formyltetrahydrofolate deformylase (KEGG: dev:DhcVS_1023 formyltetrahydrofolate deformylase~TIGRFAM: formyltetrahydrofolate deformylase~PFAM: formyl transferase domain protein; amino acid-binding ACT domain protein), translating to MTTAILKVSCQDRPGIIAAVSGFISGHHGNIITLDEFVDRRSGTFFMRVEWDISAFTIDRDNITPALKKLAEADSFGGTWEVFFTDNLPRMGIMVSRFDHCLWDLLLRHRAGELSCRIPVIISNHDDLRYIADFFDIDFRHIPKTAATKTAAEKQEMELLASLDVDFVVMARYMQVLSPDFLNRYPNRIINIHHSFLPAFEGARPYHQAFERGVKIIGATAHFATQELDKGPIIHQATLPISHQDTVDDLITKGRDIEKRVLSDGVKLYIANRVFVHGNRTIIL from the coding sequence ATGACCACCGCCATTCTGAAAGTCAGTTGTCAGGACCGCCCGGGCATCATCGCCGCTGTTTCCGGCTTCATCTCCGGACATCACGGCAATATCATCACGCTGGATGAGTTCGTTGACCGCCGGTCAGGCACCTTCTTCATGCGGGTGGAATGGGATATTTCGGCCTTTACCATCGACCGTGACAATATCACCCCCGCTCTCAAAAAACTGGCGGAGGCTGACAGTTTCGGCGGCACCTGGGAAGTCTTTTTCACCGATAATCTGCCCCGCATGGGCATCATGGTCTCCAGATTCGACCACTGCCTGTGGGATCTCCTGCTACGCCATCGCGCCGGTGAACTCTCCTGTCGCATCCCGGTCATCATCAGCAACCACGATGACCTGAGATATATTGCCGATTTCTTCGACATCGACTTCCGTCACATACCGAAGACCGCCGCCACCAAAACGGCCGCTGAAAAACAGGAAATGGAACTGCTGGCCAGTTTAGATGTCGATTTTGTAGTCATGGCGCGTTATATGCAGGTCTTGAGCCCGGATTTCCTGAACCGGTATCCCAACCGCATCATCAACATCCACCATTCCTTCCTGCCTGCTTTCGAGGGGGCGCGACCATACCATCAGGCGTTCGAGAGAGGCGTCAAGATCATCGGGGCAACGGCTCACTTCGCCACCCAGGAACTGGATAAAGGCCCGATCATCCACCAGGCAACCCTGCCCATTTCTCACCAGGATACCGTCGATGACCTGATAACCAAAGGCCGGGACATTGAAAAACGGGTGCTATCGGATGGGGTGAAGCTGTATATCGCCAACCGCGTTTTCGTCCACGGCAACCGGACAATAATTCTGTAA
- a CDS encoding aminotransferase class I and II (PFAM: aminotransferase class I and II~KEGG: det:DET1342 aspartate aminotransferase), translating to MSIEADTAVSRTSERVRAIKPSGIRKFFDLLSGMEGAISLGVGEPDYATPWHIREAAIFALEHGRTMYTSNSGTPELRREIARYLAATHELEYDWKSELLVTVGVSEGLDLAARAVLDPGDEVIIPDPCYVSYSAAITLAGGVPVPVPTYEAQSFELNPNDVARYITPKTKAILLGYPANPTGAVMPNDKLAEIAILAERHNLIVISDEIYNRLTYGINVASFASMPGMKDRTILLNGVSKCYSMTGWRIGYAAGPAEIIAGMTKIHQYSMLCASSMGQAAAIEALKNGEEDIQNMVEDYNRRRMVMVSGFNSLGLSCFEPKGAFYAFPSVKSTGLSSDDFAEKLLKEEKVAAVPGTAFGQQGEGYLRCCYATSLSQIEEALERIGRFLKRL from the coding sequence ATGTCTATCGAAGCCGATACCGCCGTCTCCCGTACCTCTGAAAGAGTCAGGGCCATCAAGCCTTCCGGCATCCGGAAGTTCTTCGACCTGCTGTCGGGCATGGAAGGCGCCATTTCCCTTGGTGTCGGCGAACCGGATTATGCCACTCCATGGCATATCCGTGAAGCGGCTATTTTTGCCCTGGAGCACGGTCGTACCATGTACACCTCCAATTCGGGAACGCCGGAACTACGACGGGAAATCGCCCGGTACCTGGCCGCAACCCATGAACTGGAATATGACTGGAAGAGTGAACTGCTGGTCACTGTCGGCGTCAGCGAAGGACTTGATCTGGCGGCCAGGGCTGTTTTGGACCCCGGGGACGAGGTCATCATACCTGACCCGTGCTATGTATCGTATTCTGCCGCCATTACGCTGGCCGGTGGCGTGCCGGTGCCGGTGCCCACGTATGAAGCCCAGTCTTTCGAACTCAATCCGAACGATGTCGCCCGGTACATCACACCCAAGACCAAGGCGATACTGCTGGGTTATCCGGCCAATCCCACCGGAGCGGTCATGCCGAATGATAAACTGGCCGAAATTGCCATTCTGGCCGAACGGCATAATCTGATAGTCATCTCCGATGAGATATATAACCGGCTGACTTACGGCATCAACGTAGCTTCTTTCGCCAGCATGCCGGGGATGAAAGACCGCACCATTCTCCTTAACGGCGTTTCCAAGTGTTATTCGATGACCGGGTGGCGTATCGGTTATGCCGCCGGGCCTGCTGAAATAATCGCGGGGATGACCAAGATACACCAGTATTCCATGCTGTGCGCTTCGTCAATGGGGCAGGCCGCGGCCATCGAAGCTTTGAAAAACGGGGAAGAGGATATACAGAACATGGTTGAGGACTACAATCGTCGCCGCATGGTGATGGTCTCCGGCTTCAATTCCCTGGGCCTGTCCTGCTTCGAACCCAAAGGGGCTTTTTATGCCTTCCCTTCGGTCAAGAGCACCGGCCTGTCATCGGATGACTTCGCTGAAAAACTGCTCAAGGAAGAAAAAGTGGCCGCTGTACCCGGCACCGCGTTCGGGCAACAGGGTGAAGGTTATCTCCGTTGCTGTTACGCTACATCGCTGAGTCAGATAGAGGAAGCCCTGGAGCGTATCGGTCGCTTCCTGAAGCGTCTGTAA
- a CDS encoding transcriptional regulator, AsnC family (KEGG: dev:DhcVS_1123 transcriptional regulator, AsnC family~PFAM: Transcription regulator, AsnC-type-like~SMART: Transcription regulator, AsnC-type) translates to MLKQEILKILETDARATPDGIARMTGGDVTEINKIIAEAEADGTIVRYKTVVNWDKVSNERVEAIIEVRVSPQRDTGFDAIAERIYRFPEARTVYLMSGTYDLAVLVTGKTMHQVANFVSQKLSQIDGVTGTTTHFMLKRYKEDGEILVGGEEIQRQQVVL, encoded by the coding sequence ATGCTCAAGCAGGAAATCCTCAAGATTCTGGAAACAGACGCTCGCGCTACTCCCGACGGTATCGCCCGGATGACCGGCGGTGATGTTACTGAAATAAACAAGATAATCGCCGAAGCTGAAGCCGACGGTACCATCGTTCGTTATAAGACCGTGGTCAACTGGGACAAGGTATCTAATGAACGGGTTGAGGCAATCATTGAGGTCAGGGTTTCTCCGCAAAGGGATACCGGATTCGATGCCATTGCTGAACGCATCTACCGTTTTCCTGAGGCCAGAACCGTTTACCTGATGTCCGGCACCTATGATCTGGCGGTGCTGGTGACCGGCAAGACGATGCACCAGGTGGCCAATTTTGTGTCCCAGAAGCTGTCGCAAATAGATGGCGTGACCGGCACCACCACTCATTTCATGCTGAAAAGATATAAGGAGGACGGGGAAATCCTGGTCGGCGGTGAAGAAATCCAGCGCCAGCAGGTCGTCCTCTAA
- a CDS encoding Rubredoxin-type Fe(Cys)4 protein (PFAM: Rubredoxin-type Fe(Cys)4 protein; ferredoxin thioredoxin reductase beta chain~KEGG: mtp:Mthe_0907 rubredoxin-type Fe(Cys)4 protein), whose amino-acid sequence MTGGNIDEASVDRLYRQLDADAESGGYHLNPDREFTRSLVEGLLVNIDRYGYQACPCRLASGVKEEDLDIICPCDYRDPDVVEYGACFCGLYVNEAIKKGERQAEAVPERRGREMKEQKEETAGGVTVRLSQPVWRCKVCGYLCARPEAPDICPICKVPRERFERFV is encoded by the coding sequence ATGACTGGCGGAAATATAGATGAAGCCTCGGTCGACCGTCTGTATCGGCAACTGGATGCTGACGCCGAGAGCGGCGGTTATCACCTGAATCCGGATAGGGAGTTCACCCGGTCGCTGGTGGAAGGCCTGCTGGTCAATATCGACCGTTATGGCTATCAGGCCTGTCCCTGTCGGCTGGCTTCGGGGGTCAAAGAGGAAGACCTGGATATCATCTGTCCCTGTGATTACCGGGATCCGGATGTCGTTGAGTATGGGGCCTGCTTCTGCGGTTTGTATGTCAACGAGGCCATAAAAAAAGGTGAACGGCAGGCCGAAGCGGTGCCGGAAAGGAGAGGCCGGGAAATGAAGGAACAGAAAGAAGAAACAGCGGGCGGCGTAACCGTCAGGCTGTCACAGCCGGTATGGAGATGCAAGGTCTGCGGCTACCTGTGCGCCCGGCCTGAGGCGCCCGATATTTGCCCCATCTGCAAGGTACCCAGAGAACGTTTCGAACGTTTCGTCTAA
- a CDS encoding glutaredoxin (PFAM: glutaredoxin~KEGG: mac:MA1658 glutaredoxin), whose translation MTKVKVAGTDKGDIMLYALSTCVWCGKTKKLLDELGVAYAYEDVDLLKGEERSAAVKEITAWNPAASFPTLVINNEKSIVGFKEAEIRQALA comes from the coding sequence ATGACGAAAGTGAAAGTGGCCGGTACTGACAAAGGAGACATTATGCTGTACGCACTGTCCACCTGTGTATGGTGTGGCAAGACCAAGAAACTGCTGGATGAACTGGGTGTTGCCTATGCCTATGAGGACGTGGATTTGCTCAAAGGTGAAGAAAGGTCGGCGGCTGTCAAGGAAATTACCGCCTGGAACCCGGCCGCTTCCTTTCCGACACTGGTAATAAACAACGAGAAAAGCATCGTCGGTTTCAAGGAAGCTGAAATCAGACAGGCGCTGGCATGA
- a CDS encoding conserved hypothetical protein (KEGG: det:DET1246 hypothetical protein), which yields MFSKEWFVYVFGRWILLSGIAGAIMQVIIADKIGIPTFPAFLLNQLILASVFWYVDKYIFQRHFSAVKAIFKFPRVRGHFTPEHQFNKISEEYREFAAAYQADPDNHERWLHEFLDLAHAVEMTERVLREKGADVNAEFYRIIQRNKAKGLYESGD from the coding sequence ATGTTTTCCAAAGAATGGTTCGTGTATGTCTTCGGGCGCTGGATTCTGCTGTCGGGTATTGCCGGGGCGATAATGCAGGTCATCATCGCCGACAAGATCGGCATTCCCACCTTTCCGGCCTTTTTACTCAACCAGCTTATCCTGGCTTCGGTATTCTGGTACGTTGACAAGTATATTTTTCAGCGCCACTTCAGCGCTGTCAAGGCGATTTTCAAGTTCCCCCGGGTAAGGGGGCATTTCACCCCGGAGCACCAGTTCAACAAGATATCGGAGGAGTACCGGGAGTTCGCCGCCGCGTATCAGGCCGACCCGGACAACCATGAAAGATGGCTCCACGAGTTCCTGGACCTGGCTCACGCGGTTGAGATGACAGAACGTGTCCTGCGTGAGAAAGGCGCCGACGTCAACGCCGAATTCTACCGTATCATCCAGAGAAACAAGGCCAAAGGGCTTTACGAAAGTGGCGACTGA
- a CDS encoding thymidylate synthase, flavin-dependent (TIGRFAM: thymidylate synthase, flavin-dependent~KEGG: deg:DehalGT_1193 thymidylate synthase, flavin-dependent~PFAM: thymidylate synthase complementing protein ThyX), which translates to MTDKYDVEVRLLALTPDSEALTEQAGRLCYASGDKQGTKENWLQARIKQGHESLLEHASATFYIRASRVLTHELVRHRIASYSQRSQRYVRESTADYITPPELAEFEGAGAVYEQAMDAAWQAYRDLLHSGVKPEIARYVLPNACSTEIICTWNFREIRHIVKLRSGPAALPEMRAVAAAIREIMKAEAPKVFGDL; encoded by the coding sequence ATGACTGATAAATACGATGTCGAAGTTCGCCTGCTGGCGCTGACCCCGGACAGCGAGGCCTTGACCGAACAGGCTGGGCGGTTGTGTTACGCTTCCGGTGATAAGCAGGGCACCAAGGAAAACTGGCTTCAGGCCCGCATCAAACAGGGGCATGAAAGCCTGCTGGAGCACGCTTCGGCTACTTTTTATATCCGGGCGTCCCGGGTCTTGACCCATGAATTGGTACGGCACCGGATTGCCAGTTACTCCCAGCGGAGCCAGCGCTATGTTCGCGAATCGACAGCTGACTATATCACGCCGCCCGAACTGGCCGAATTCGAGGGGGCCGGTGCTGTCTATGAACAGGCGATGGACGCCGCCTGGCAGGCTTATCGTGATTTATTGCACTCCGGGGTCAAACCGGAAATCGCCCGGTACGTTCTGCCCAACGCCTGCTCCACCGAGATAATCTGCACCTGGAACTTCCGGGAAATCCGGCATATCGTCAAGTTGCGTTCCGGTCCGGCGGCCTTGCCGGAGATGCGGGCGGTAGCCGCCGCTATCAGGGAGATTATGAAAGCTGAAGCCCCGAAGGTCTTCGGCGACCTGTGA
- a CDS encoding hypothetical protein (KEGG: spu:591556 similar to MGC83231 protein) has protein sequence MPDLNDYKLKLTQEESQLLARRKSALSQKLLVDRVFTSEGIRRRKELEKELTGIEERISQIRAILGQQFNPN, from the coding sequence ATGCCTGACTTGAATGACTATAAACTCAAACTGACCCAGGAAGAAAGCCAGTTGCTGGCCCGCCGAAAAAGTGCCCTGAGCCAGAAACTGCTGGTTGACCGGGTATTCACCAGCGAAGGTATCCGCCGCCGCAAGGAACTGGAAAAAGAGCTTACCGGTATCGAAGAGCGTATCAGCCAGATACGGGCTATCCTCGGTCAGCAATTCAACCCCAACTGA
- a CDS encoding protein of unknown function DUF1025 (PFAM: protein of unknown function DUF1025~KEGG: dev:DhcVS_43 hypothetical protein), with amino-acid sequence MKRDRFTELVAQALDNLPDAFLDLLDNVEVTVDDYPDRHQLQGSNDRMSLLGLYEGVPLTERDTNYNLVLPDKITIFQKPIESICAFDAEIVDQVEKTVKHEIAHHFGLSDEEMDRIEAEWAEG; translated from the coding sequence ATGAAGAGAGACCGATTTACCGAGCTGGTAGCCCAGGCCCTGGATAACCTGCCAGACGCCTTTCTGGATCTGCTGGACAATGTGGAGGTGACGGTGGACGATTACCCGGACCGTCACCAGCTCCAGGGTTCCAATGACCGCATGAGCCTGCTGGGTTTGTACGAAGGGGTACCGCTGACCGAGCGTGATACCAACTATAACCTGGTACTGCCGGATAAAATCACCATCTTTCAGAAACCCATCGAGTCGATATGCGCCTTCGATGCCGAAATCGTCGACCAGGTGGAGAAAACGGTCAAGCACGAAATCGCCCACCACTTCGGCCTGAGCGACGAGGAAATGGACCGCATCGAGGCAGAATGGGCAGAGGGCTGA